The Osmia bicornis bicornis chromosome 9, iOsmBic2.1, whole genome shotgun sequence genome has a segment encoding these proteins:
- the LOC114880591 gene encoding odorant receptor 30a-like, which yields MEEETTTEDLSIQATGILLKFAATWLTNNNVEERCRRLWLLFIASSYIISTSVNMADLYHSWGDINQCVFVGINVACTILAICKLTLINYHRKNFVEIILYAKRNFWHCNYDSQELVYVTECRFKCTLWMIFIYALVTGCTVSYGVLPFARTIGTNESERTLPFTMYVDLHLTETPYYQLMFAYQLLCANLIAIGYISTDACLCILNMHTACQFRILQHRLLSLWDFVNEKMDIVEYTHHCNDELRCCVHQHQLLIDYCAKLENVYTIMIAAHLLFCSILFSFDFYEILLADISVVQVVSAILNLMGTFIPVVMFTYSCHGLVEESEKIVMATYSGLWTTLPMNKVGKSLRENIRIIMLRSLRPCCLTAAGFFPVTMETTTAIISTTLSYFTLIKETTT from the exons AGGAGGAAACAACGACCGAAGATCTTTCTATCCAAGCAACTGggattttattgaaatttgcaGCGACTTGGCTTACGAATAATAATGTCGAAGAACGTTGTAGAAGACTCTGGTTGCTCTTTATTGCTTCGTCGTATATTATTAGCACATCCGTAAACATGGCTGATTTGTATCACTCCTGGGGTGATATAAAC CAGTGCGTGTTTGTAGGCATTAACGTGGCTTGTACAATTTTGGCGATATGCAAGCTGACGTTGATAAACTATCATAGAAAGAATtttgtagaaattattttgtacGCAAAACGAAATTTCTGGCATTGCAATTATGATTCGCAGGAGCTGGTCTACGTTACTGAGTGTCGTTTTAAGTGTACATTGTGGATGATCTTCATATACGCTTTAGTTACAGGTTGCACAGTCAGCTATGGAGTATTGCCGTTTGCTC GGACTATTGGAACGAATGAATCGGAAAGAACACTTCCGTTCACTATGTATGTCGATTTGCATTTAACTGAAACACCCTACTACCAACTAATGTTTGCTTATCAG TTGCTCTGTGCGAACTTAATTGCCATTGGGTACATTTCTACGGACGCTTGCTTGTGCATCCTGAATATGCACACGGCCTGCCAATTTCGCATATTGCAACACAGATTGCTATCACTTTGGGATTTTGTTAACGAAAAGATGGATATCGTCGAATACACCCACCATTGTAACGACGAGCTGAGATGCTGCGTTCATCAGCATCAATTACTTATCGATTACTGTGCTAAGCTTGAAAATGTATATACTATAATGATTGCCGCGCATCTGTTGTTTTGTAGTATATTATTTAGCTTCGACTTTTACGAAATACTTTTG GCAGACATATCCGTTGTGCAAGTAGTCAGCGCCATTCTTAATTTGATGGGAACGTTCATACCTGTCGTTATGTTTACGTACAGTTGCCACGGCTTGGTAGAGGAAAGCGAGAAAATTGTTATGGCTACTTACTCTGGATTATGGACCACTTTGCCAATGAACAAAGTTGGAAAATCTTTGCGGGAAAACATACGAATAATCATGTTGAGATCATTACGACCATGTTGCCTAACTGCTGCTGGATTCTTCCCTGTGACCATGGAAACTACTACCGCG ATAATAAGTACCACACTTTCCTACTTTACTTTGATAAAGGAAACAACCACATGA
- the LOC114881697 gene encoding uncharacterized protein LOC114881697: MCFLMKVIGLWIATNKAEKLRRNFALIYTLFALLTATCIGVRDLYFSWGNFNDCVYILCNILYLLVGFFKVVLLYVHRQKFYDLVMSAERNFISPGNDRQEQKILMDCKRLCDTFIFFITFCVQGTCAGYALTPILENIGKDESERLLPFNLWIDFPTSISPYFEVCFTIQADEFEQHN, encoded by the exons ATGTGCTTCCTAATGAAAGTAATTGGACTATGGATAGCGACTAATAAAGCCGAAAAGTTGCGTCGGAATTTTGCTTTGATTTATACACTTTTCGCATTGCTTACTGCCACCTGTATCGGGGTAAGAGATCTGTATTTCTCGTGGGGCAACTTTAAT GATTGCGTCTACATATTGTGCAACATTCTGTACTTGCTAGTCGGTTTCTTCAAGGTAGTACTTTTGTACGTACACAGACAGAAGTTCTACGATTTAGTTATGTCTGCGGAACGGAACTTCATAAGTCCAGGAAACGATCGTCAAGAGCAGAAAATTTTAATGGATTGCAAAAGATTGTGCGACACGTTCATCTTTTTCATTACGTTTTGTGTACAAGGTACTTGCGCTGGTTATGCTCTCACGCCTATCTTAG aaaatattggAAAGGACGAATCCGAAAGGCTCTTACCATTTAACTTGTGGATTGACTTTCCCACTTCAATATCGCCTTACTTCGAAGTGTGTTTCACTATACAG GCTGACGAGTTTGAGCAACATAATTGA
- the LOC123988116 gene encoding putative odorant receptor 85d, which yields MHHQSLINYCRKLENVFTLIVLSGVLFLAVLLCLQGFQVFLLNSPPARRVSLILGMMAIYSQLLMSTFCSDGLIRESVNVGQAAFSGPWHIFSMNKVGRALRNDVLMIIIRSKKSCCLTAGGFFPVSLETCTAVNTQLSKSTTY from the exons ATGCATCATCAGTCGCTGATTAATTATTGCAGAAAACTTGAGAACGTGTTTACTTTGATCGTGCTAAGCGGAGTGTTGTTTTTAGCCGTGTTACTGTGCTTGCAGGGATTTCAAGTATTTTTG CTAAATTCACCACCAGCAAGACGCGTAAGTTTGATACTAGGCATGATGGCCATTTATTCTCAACTTTTAATGTCCACGTTCTGTTCGGATGGTTTGATACGTGAAAGTGTGAACGTTGGTCAAGCAGCGTTTTCAGGGCCTTGGCACATCTTCTCCATGAATAAAGTTGGCAGAGCTTTGCGAAACGATGTGCTAATGATTATCATAAGATCCAAAAAATCTTGCTGCTTAACCGCTGGTGGATTCTTCCCCGTCTCTTTGGAAACTTGTACAGCGGTAAATACACAATTATCGAAGAGCACTACATATTAA